One Pseudomonas sp. AN-1 genomic region harbors:
- a CDS encoding response regulator transcription factor has product MPGAQQSILIIDDEAQIRMILRISLAAQGYRVLEAGSGRAGLALAAEARPDLLVLDLGLPDLDGREVLAELRRWSAMPVLVLSVRAGDSEKVLCLDGGANDYVTKPFSIPEFLARVRVLLRPPPLAGQVAGPVRCGALQVDPGARRVSLHGQEIALTPKEYAVLAALARQPGRVVTQQQLLRDIWGPTHLEDSHYLRVVVGHLRQKLGDDPAAPQFIATEAGIGYRLREHPPEPLHD; this is encoded by the coding sequence ATGCCGGGAGCGCAGCAGAGCATCCTGATCATCGACGACGAGGCGCAGATCCGCATGATCCTGCGCATCAGCCTGGCCGCCCAGGGCTACCGGGTGCTGGAGGCCGGCAGCGGCCGCGCGGGCCTGGCGCTGGCCGCCGAGGCCCGCCCCGACCTGCTGGTGCTCGATCTGGGCCTGCCGGACCTGGACGGCCGGGAGGTGCTGGCCGAGCTGCGCCGCTGGTCGGCGATGCCGGTGCTGGTGCTGTCGGTGCGCGCCGGCGACAGCGAGAAGGTGCTGTGCCTGGACGGCGGCGCCAACGACTACGTGACCAAGCCGTTCAGCATCCCCGAGTTCCTCGCCCGGGTGCGCGTGCTGCTGCGCCCGCCGCCGCTCGCCGGGCAGGTGGCCGGGCCGGTGCGCTGCGGGGCGCTGCAGGTCGACCCCGGCGCCCGGCGGGTCAGCCTGCACGGGCAGGAGATCGCCCTGACACCCAAGGAGTACGCCGTGCTGGCCGCCCTCGCCCGCCAGCCGGGCCGGGTGGTCACCCAGCAGCAGCTGCTCAGGGACATCTGGGGGCCGACCCACCTCGAGGACAGCCACTACCTGCGCGTGGTGGTCGGCCACCTGCGCCAGAAGCTCGGCGACGACCCCGCCGCACCGCAATTCATCGCCACCGAGGCCGGCATCGGCTACCGGCTGCGCGAACATCCCCCGGAGCCGCTCCATGACTGA
- a CDS encoding potassium transporter Kup gives MTDTTLPANHERPHAPSSQISLLVAATGVVYGDIGTSPLYTLKEVFAGHYGVQVNHDGVFGTLSLIFWSLLWVVSLKYVLFILRADNEGEGGVMALTALARRATAAHPRLSSGLVLLGLFGAALFYGDSMITPAISVLSAIEGLEIAYEGVSHWVIPLSVAVLVGLFLIQKHGTARIGILFGPVMVAWFLVLGALGVYGISRNPEVLQALNPWWALNFFLAHPGIGVAILGAVVLALTGAEALYADMGHFGRKPIARAWFALVLPGLVLNYFGQGALLLGTPEAARNPFYLLAPEWALLPMVALATLATIIASQAVISGAFSLTQQAIQLGYVPRMQIQHTSHAEQGQIYIGVVNWALMVGVVLLVVGFESSGALAAAYGVAVTGTMLITTLLVAAVMLMLWRVPRGLAIPLLLGFLLVDSLFFSANIAKIFQGGAFPVLAGIALFTLMTTWKSGKKLLFARLDETALPLPVFIDSICLQPPHRVDGTAVFLTARPDAVPHALLHNLLHNQVLHEQVILLTVVTEDSPRLPEDRRFEVDSYGEGFFRIILHFGFMEEPDVPAALRQLRRDGLDFSPMRTTYFLSRETVIPSKRIGMANWREKLFAFQQRNSNSSMRYFKLPVNRVIELGTQVEI, from the coding sequence ATGACTGACACCACCCTGCCCGCCAACCACGAACGGCCGCACGCGCCGTCCTCGCAGATCAGCCTGCTGGTCGCCGCCACCGGGGTGGTCTACGGCGACATCGGCACCAGCCCGCTGTACACCCTCAAGGAGGTGTTCGCCGGCCACTACGGCGTGCAGGTCAACCACGACGGCGTATTCGGCACCCTCTCGCTGATCTTCTGGTCGCTGCTGTGGGTGGTGTCGCTCAAGTACGTGCTGTTCATCCTGCGCGCCGACAACGAGGGCGAAGGCGGGGTGATGGCGCTGACCGCCCTGGCCCGCCGGGCGACGGCGGCGCATCCACGGCTGAGTTCGGGTCTGGTGCTACTCGGCCTGTTCGGTGCCGCGCTGTTCTATGGCGACAGCATGATCACTCCGGCGATTTCGGTACTGTCGGCCATCGAAGGCCTGGAAATCGCCTACGAGGGCGTCAGCCATTGGGTGATTCCCCTGTCGGTCGCGGTACTGGTCGGCCTGTTCCTGATCCAGAAGCACGGCACCGCGCGCATCGGCATCCTGTTCGGCCCGGTGATGGTGGCCTGGTTCTTGGTGCTCGGAGCGCTGGGGGTGTACGGCATCAGCCGCAACCCCGAGGTGCTGCAGGCGCTCAATCCCTGGTGGGCACTGAACTTCTTCCTCGCCCACCCGGGCATCGGCGTGGCCATCCTCGGCGCCGTGGTGCTGGCACTGACCGGCGCCGAAGCGCTGTACGCCGACATGGGCCACTTCGGCCGCAAGCCGATCGCCCGCGCCTGGTTCGCCCTGGTGCTGCCGGGGCTGGTGCTCAACTACTTCGGCCAGGGCGCACTGCTGCTGGGAACCCCCGAGGCGGCACGCAACCCCTTCTACCTGCTGGCACCGGAGTGGGCGCTGCTGCCGATGGTCGCCCTGGCCACCCTGGCCACCATCATCGCCTCGCAGGCGGTGATTTCCGGGGCCTTCTCGCTGACCCAGCAGGCCATCCAGCTCGGCTATGTGCCGCGCATGCAGATCCAGCACACTTCCCATGCCGAGCAGGGACAGATCTACATCGGCGTGGTGAACTGGGCGCTGATGGTCGGCGTGGTGCTGCTGGTGGTCGGCTTCGAAAGCTCCGGCGCGCTGGCCGCCGCCTACGGCGTGGCGGTGACCGGCACCATGCTGATCACCACGCTGCTGGTGGCGGCAGTGATGCTGATGCTGTGGCGAGTCCCGCGCGGGCTGGCGATCCCGCTGCTGCTCGGCTTCCTGCTGGTCGACAGCCTGTTCTTTTCCGCCAACATCGCCAAGATCTTCCAGGGCGGCGCCTTCCCCGTACTGGCCGGTATCGCCCTGTTCACCCTGATGACCACCTGGAAGAGCGGCAAGAAGTTGCTGTTCGCGCGCCTGGACGAAACCGCCCTGCCGCTGCCGGTGTTCATCGACAGCATCTGCCTGCAGCCGCCGCACCGGGTCGACGGCACCGCGGTGTTCCTCACCGCGCGGCCGGACGCCGTGCCGCATGCCCTGCTGCATAACCTGCTGCACAACCAGGTGCTGCACGAGCAGGTGATATTGCTCACCGTGGTCACCGAGGACAGCCCGCGGCTGCCCGAGGATCGCCGCTTCGAGGTGGACAGCTACGGCGAGGGCTTCTTCCGCATCATCCTGCACTTCGGCTTCATGGAGGAGCCCGACGTGCCCGCCGCCCTGCGCCAGCTGCGCCGCGATGGCCTGGATTTCAGCCCGATGCGCACCACCTACTTCCTCAGCCGGGAAACCGTGATCCCCAGCAAGCGCATCGGCATGGCCAACTGGCGCGAGAAGCTGTTCGCCTTCCAGCAGCGCAACTCCAACAGCAGCATGCGCTACTTCAAGCTGCCGGTGAACCGGGTGATCGAGCTGGGCACCCAGGTGGAGATCTGA